A portion of the Streptomyces sp. NBC_00376 genome contains these proteins:
- a CDS encoding SDR family oxidoreductase, with translation MGTDGQRDGDAERLHCLVTGASGYIGGRLVPELLRAGHRVRCLARTPRKLRDHPWAGDAETVRGDVTDAGSVAAAMQGIDVAYYLVHALGTGSSFEDTDRRAARVFAEQAHAAGVRRIVYLGGLTPPGVPTGSLSPHLRSRAEVGRIFLDAPVPATVLRAAVVIGSGSASFEMLRYLTERLPVMVTPSWVHTRTQPIGVRDVLRYLVGSATMPDDVDRAFDIGGPDVLTYREMMCRYAAVAALPRRLIVPVPVLTPRLSSHWVGLVTPVPASLARPLTESLRHEVVCQEHDIARYVPDPPGLPLPFDEALALALRRVREAQVATRWSSAALPGAPSDPLPTDPDWAGGSLYQDERQLPVDADRTALWRVIEGIGGDNGWYSFPLAWAVRGWLDRFVGGVGLRRGRRDAEHLRVGDSLDFWRVEEIEPGRLLRLRAEMRLPGLAWLEMYAETGSDGRTRYRQRALFHPHGLLGHAYWWSVSPFHAVVFGGMARNITQAAAKGLSAHRRSPHADRARGPRPGP, from the coding sequence GTGGGCACGGACGGACAGCGCGACGGGGACGCGGAACGGTTGCACTGCCTGGTCACCGGGGCGTCCGGGTACATCGGCGGGCGTCTGGTCCCGGAACTGCTGCGAGCGGGCCACCGGGTGCGGTGCCTGGCCCGCACCCCCCGCAAGCTCCGTGACCATCCCTGGGCGGGGGACGCCGAGACGGTGCGGGGCGACGTGACGGACGCGGGCTCGGTGGCCGCGGCCATGCAGGGGATCGACGTGGCGTACTACCTGGTGCACGCCCTCGGCACCGGTTCCTCCTTCGAGGACACCGACCGCCGGGCGGCCCGCGTCTTCGCCGAGCAGGCACACGCGGCCGGCGTACGGCGGATCGTCTATCTGGGCGGGCTCACCCCACCGGGCGTACCGACCGGGTCGCTCTCCCCGCATCTGCGCTCCCGGGCCGAGGTCGGCCGGATCTTCCTCGACGCACCGGTGCCCGCCACCGTGCTGCGGGCGGCGGTCGTCATCGGTTCGGGATCGGCGTCCTTCGAGATGCTGCGGTATCTGACCGAGCGGCTGCCGGTCATGGTCACCCCCAGCTGGGTGCACACCCGTACCCAGCCCATCGGGGTACGCGATGTGCTGCGCTATCTCGTCGGCTCGGCCACCATGCCGGACGACGTCGACCGGGCGTTCGACATCGGCGGGCCCGACGTCCTCACGTACCGGGAGATGATGTGCCGCTACGCCGCCGTCGCCGCACTGCCCCGGCGGCTCATCGTTCCGGTTCCGGTGCTCACGCCGCGGCTGTCCAGCCACTGGGTCGGTCTCGTCACCCCGGTGCCCGCCTCCCTGGCCCGGCCGTTGACGGAGTCACTGCGTCATGAGGTCGTCTGCCAGGAGCACGACATCGCCCGCTACGTGCCCGACCCGCCGGGCCTGCCGCTGCCGTTCGACGAGGCACTGGCGCTGGCACTGCGCCGGGTGCGTGAGGCCCAGGTCGCCACCCGCTGGTCCTCCGCGGCCCTGCCGGGAGCGCCCAGCGATCCGCTGCCCACGGACCCGGACTGGGCCGGGGGCAGCCTCTACCAGGACGAACGGCAGCTGCCGGTCGACGCGGACCGGACGGCCCTGTGGCGGGTGATCGAGGGAATCGGCGGCGACAACGGCTGGTACTCCTTTCCGCTCGCCTGGGCGGTCAGGGGGTGGCTGGACCGGTTCGTCGGCGGGGTGGGGCTGCGCCGTGGACGACGCGACGCCGAGCACCTGCGCGTCGGGGACTCGCTGGACTTCTGGCGGGTCGAGGAGATCGAGCCCGGACGGCTGCTTCGGCTGCGCGCGGAGATGAGGCTGCCGGGCCTCGCCTGGCTGGAGATGTACGCCGAGACCGGCTCCGACGGCCGCACCCGCTACCGGCAACGGGCGCTGTTCCACCCGCACGGCCTGCTGGGCCACGCCTACTGGTGGTCCGTCTCCCCCTTCCACGCCGTGGTCTTCGGCGGCATGGCCCGCAACATCACCCAGGCCGCCGCCAAGGGGCTGAGCGCACACCGGCGTTCACCGCACGCCGACCGCGCCCGGGGGCCCCGCCCCGGGCCATGA
- a CDS encoding S26 family signal peptidase produces MSAAVPVLLALGALLVLAAALWLARRRLLAVTVRGYSMSPTLMPGDRLLVLRGTRRVATGRVAVVVAPHPEHGWHGPADTTPDSWYVKRVVAVAGEPVPHWAVRCPGTHVPPGMLVLLGEKPGSRDSKQCGYCPEDKVVGAVLLRLRAAAAPGAPSSLPSSGG; encoded by the coding sequence ATGAGCGCCGCGGTCCCGGTGCTCCTCGCCCTCGGGGCACTCCTCGTCCTCGCCGCTGCCCTGTGGCTGGCGCGTCGGCGGCTGCTGGCCGTGACCGTCCGCGGGTACAGCATGTCGCCGACGCTCATGCCCGGCGACCGGCTCCTGGTGCTCCGCGGCACCCGCCGCGTCGCCACGGGCCGGGTGGCCGTCGTCGTCGCACCCCACCCCGAGCACGGCTGGCACGGCCCCGCGGACACCACGCCCGACTCGTGGTACGTCAAACGCGTCGTCGCCGTCGCCGGAGAGCCCGTACCGCACTGGGCCGTCCGGTGCCCCGGTACGCACGTGCCGCCGGGCATGCTCGTCCTCCTGGGGGAGAAGCCGGGCTCACGGGACTCCAAGCAGTGCGGCTACTGCCCCGAGGACAAGGTCGTCGGGGCGGTTCTGCTCCGTCTGCGGGCCGCCGCGGCTCCCGGTGCGCCTTCTTCGCTGCCCTCGTCGGGCGGGTGA
- a CDS encoding ABC transporter ATP-binding protein, with the protein MSGQPASRPAEFLRGLTAVLALTLRSCPGALAVRVATVVIAGTAPVAASWLLKYVVDSLAADGFRAADLNRAAVGIGLLTVLLAAASALSSYADGRIRRATSTRAQSDLLTAVNRLSGLSRLEQPAFHDRVQLAIQSAQGAERLVGAVLQGAQGGLTLVGFLGSVLLISPTLAAILVAAAVPALFAHLANSRHRADMFWRTSSLARRQIFYRGLLTDTQAAKEIRLYGLGDYFAQRLRTDLDSINQQEEHLDRRLVTYETALAALGAAVSTGALVWGVHQAATHVLTAGDVSLLVAALAGLQTALVGLVGSIAQSHQTALLFGHYLHVTQVRDDLPAPPAPIAPPPLSRGIELRDVWFRYADDGPWILRGVSLTIAHGTSLAVVGLNGAGKSTLVKLLCRLYDPQRGSIHWDGIDLKDLPADQLRRRVSVVFQDPMEYDLTAGENIGLGDLGSLHDHGRIHAAAADADIHTALAGLPQGYDTMLSRMFFPDDTEETNSGVQLSGGQWQRLALARALMRSERDLMILDEPSTGLDAVAERHVHDRLAALREGATSILVSHRLNTVRAADTIVVIADGTVRETGTHEQLMTARGMYAELFTTQAEGYEETVR; encoded by the coding sequence ATGAGCGGGCAGCCCGCCTCCCGCCCGGCCGAGTTCCTGCGGGGTCTCACCGCGGTACTCGCCCTCACGCTGCGGTCCTGCCCCGGGGCCCTCGCCGTCCGGGTCGCCACCGTCGTCATCGCGGGCACGGCCCCCGTGGCCGCCTCCTGGCTGCTCAAGTACGTGGTCGACAGCCTCGCCGCGGACGGCTTCCGCGCCGCGGACCTCAACCGGGCCGCGGTCGGCATCGGCCTGCTCACCGTCCTGCTCGCCGCCGCCTCGGCCCTCTCCTCCTACGCCGACGGCCGCATCCGCCGCGCCACCTCCACCCGGGCCCAGAGCGACCTGCTCACGGCCGTCAACCGGCTCAGCGGGCTGTCCAGGCTCGAACAGCCCGCCTTCCACGACCGGGTCCAACTCGCCATCCAGAGCGCCCAGGGCGCCGAACGGCTCGTCGGTGCGGTGCTCCAGGGCGCCCAGGGGGGCCTCACCCTGGTGGGCTTCCTGGGAAGCGTCCTGCTCATCAGCCCCACCCTGGCCGCGATACTCGTCGCCGCGGCCGTGCCTGCCCTCTTCGCCCACCTGGCCAACAGCCGCCACCGCGCCGACATGTTCTGGCGCACCAGCAGCCTCGCCCGCCGCCAGATCTTCTACCGGGGGCTCCTCACCGACACCCAGGCGGCGAAGGAGATCCGCCTCTACGGCCTCGGCGACTACTTCGCGCAGCGCCTGCGTACCGATCTCGACAGCATCAACCAGCAGGAGGAACACCTCGACCGCCGCCTCGTCACCTACGAGACGGCCCTCGCCGCCCTCGGCGCGGCCGTCTCCACCGGCGCACTCGTCTGGGGCGTGCACCAGGCCGCCACCCACGTCCTCACCGCCGGTGACGTGTCCCTCCTGGTCGCCGCCCTCGCCGGGCTGCAGACGGCCCTCGTCGGCCTGGTCGGGTCCATCGCCCAGAGCCACCAGACGGCCCTGCTGTTCGGCCACTACCTGCATGTCACCCAGGTCCGCGACGACCTCCCCGCCCCGCCCGCCCCGATCGCCCCACCGCCACTGAGCCGCGGGATCGAACTACGGGACGTCTGGTTCCGCTACGCCGACGACGGACCCTGGATCCTGCGCGGAGTCAGCCTGACCATCGCGCACGGCACCAGCCTGGCCGTCGTCGGACTCAACGGGGCCGGCAAGAGCACCCTCGTCAAACTGCTGTGCCGCCTCTACGATCCGCAGCGCGGCAGCATCCACTGGGACGGCATCGACCTCAAGGACCTCCCCGCGGACCAGCTGCGCAGGCGCGTCAGTGTGGTCTTCCAGGATCCGATGGAGTACGACCTCACCGCCGGGGAGAACATCGGCCTCGGCGACCTCGGCTCCCTCCACGACCACGGACGCATCCACGCCGCCGCCGCCGACGCGGACATCCACACCGCCCTCGCCGGCCTGCCGCAGGGGTACGACACCATGCTCAGCCGGATGTTCTTCCCCGACGACACCGAAGAGACCAACTCCGGCGTGCAGTTGTCGGGCGGCCAGTGGCAACGCCTCGCGCTCGCACGGGCCCTGATGCGTTCCGAACGGGACCTCATGATCCTCGACGAACCCAGCACCGGCCTCGACGCCGTCGCCGAACGCCACGTCCACGACCGGCTCGCCGCACTGCGCGAGGGCGCGACGAGCATCCTCGTCTCCCACCGCCTCAACACCGTCCGCGCCGCGGACACCATCGTCGTCATCGCCGACGGAACCGTGCGCGAGACAGGCACCCACGAGCAGCTCATGACCGCCCGCGGCATGTACGCCGAGCTCTTCACCACACAGGCCGAGGGCTACGAAGAGACCGTCCGATGA
- a CDS encoding TlpA family protein disulfide reductase: MSHAITGLALLAAVTLVNALLTVAVTKRWRATMAAPAPAATPSGPPALAVSEGERAPAFTLHTAGGEVGESALAGHPALICFLRPDCGPTRESLPGIRRWAEANTPSGARLVAVVNGRPTDAGPLLEAVGPLTELTATEPPNGPVARAFGVRHHPSFVLLDADGTVTETGIGQGSLTALDLLDA; this comes from the coding sequence GTGAGCCACGCCATCACCGGCCTCGCCCTTCTCGCCGCGGTCACCCTCGTCAACGCCCTCCTCACCGTCGCCGTCACCAAGCGCTGGCGGGCCACTATGGCCGCCCCCGCCCCGGCCGCCACGCCCTCGGGCCCTCCGGCCCTCGCCGTGAGCGAGGGCGAGCGCGCCCCCGCCTTCACCCTGCACACCGCCGGGGGCGAAGTCGGCGAATCCGCCCTGGCAGGCCACCCCGCCCTCATCTGCTTCCTCCGCCCCGACTGCGGGCCCACCCGGGAGAGCCTCCCCGGGATCCGGCGGTGGGCCGAGGCGAACACCCCGTCGGGTGCGCGTCTCGTCGCCGTCGTCAACGGACGGCCCACCGACGCGGGCCCCCTGCTCGAAGCAGTCGGACCGCTCACCGAACTCACCGCCACCGAACCGCCGAACGGCCCCGTCGCCCGCGCCTTCGGCGTACGCCACCATCCGAGCTTCGTCCTCCTCGACGCCGACGGGACCGTCACCGAGACCGGCATCGGCCAGGGGTCCCTGACCGCGCTCGACCTCCTCGACGCATGA
- a CDS encoding MauE/DoxX family redox-associated membrane protein yields the protein MSDLLLVCRLTLICVLAVAGFAKLRDRRRFATALGDLPYLPAAARPALAVLVPAAELLAAVLLALPPTLTAGLAVAAALCAGFSAVAVTTMRRGSSAGCPCFGSRTTVPMGPWHVARNVTLTVLALLGGTIALTQGTAGPFTAPALVLAGAVAIYLTLFAVFTDDLAAFFAARPADAERTITQ from the coding sequence TTGTCCGACCTGCTGCTCGTCTGCCGCCTGACCCTGATCTGCGTGCTGGCCGTGGCCGGCTTCGCCAAGTTGCGCGACCGCCGCCGATTCGCCACGGCACTGGGCGACCTCCCCTACCTGCCGGCCGCCGCCCGGCCGGCCCTCGCCGTCCTGGTGCCCGCGGCCGAGCTCCTCGCCGCCGTGCTCCTCGCCCTGCCCCCGACGCTCACCGCGGGCCTGGCCGTCGCCGCCGCCCTGTGCGCGGGATTCAGCGCCGTCGCCGTCACCACCATGCGGCGCGGCAGCTCCGCCGGCTGCCCCTGCTTCGGCAGCAGGACCACGGTGCCCATGGGCCCCTGGCACGTCGCCCGCAACGTCACACTCACCGTGCTCGCCCTCCTCGGCGGCACCATCGCCCTCACCCAGGGCACGGCCGGCCCGTTCACCGCCCCCGCACTGGTGCTCGCAGGGGCGGTCGCCATTTACCTCACCTTGTTCGCCGTCTTCACCGACGACCTCGCCGCCTTCTTCGCCGCCCGCCCGGCCGACGCCGAAAGGACGATCACGCAGTGA
- a CDS encoding peroxiredoxin family protein: MPYVIAGLVLVGAVALLNLVLLMVILRRWQELEVVSRRRDFAAEGPQPGDGLPDFTAIALSGRTVTQDGFRSGELLLGVFSHDCPSCTDSLPDFADRADRVRAAGGRVLALVIGDEAGGSSLTAQLAGTADEVVPGPEASPLFRALRVPAFPTVLSYQDGVVVAPSAAGREPVPATS, from the coding sequence TTGCCTTACGTCATTGCCGGTCTGGTGCTCGTCGGAGCCGTCGCCCTGCTCAACCTCGTCCTGCTCATGGTCATCCTGCGCCGCTGGCAGGAGCTCGAAGTCGTAAGCCGACGCCGCGACTTCGCAGCCGAAGGGCCACAACCCGGGGACGGACTACCGGACTTCACCGCCATCGCGCTCAGCGGGCGGACCGTGACCCAGGACGGCTTCCGTTCCGGCGAGCTGCTGCTGGGGGTCTTCTCCCACGACTGCCCGTCCTGCACCGACAGCCTCCCCGACTTCGCCGACCGGGCCGACCGGGTCCGGGCAGCGGGCGGGCGGGTCCTGGCCCTGGTGATCGGGGACGAGGCCGGCGGGAGCAGTCTGACCGCCCAACTCGCCGGGACGGCCGACGAGGTGGTACCGGGGCCCGAGGCCTCACCCCTCTTCCGCGCGCTGCGCGTCCCCGCCTTCCCCACGGTCCTCAGTTACCAGGACGGCGTTGTCGTCGCTCCCTCGGCCGCCGGCCGCGAACCGGTACCGGCGACCTCCTGA
- a CDS encoding AfsR/SARP family transcriptional regulator, giving the protein MLGKVEWTVDGCPKAIGRRRERLLLGLLLLEMGRPLPMDRLIDLLSDEEGRPRSRTDLYVDVCRLRASLRRGGCDGSVGLVRSGSTYTLTGDPQLVDLHRFTQLVNRAQRSTEPQEVSRLASAALAEWRGALLEDVASERTRQGIGTAFDELLISAQLLRVAAEFKLRNYWSLAAELARLTQEYPEHEMLLAFRAATLYECGRRADALRILSSARAEMTARLGLDLSRELQDLRQAILRDGPVDLRIFRGGALDAV; this is encoded by the coding sequence GTGCTGGGCAAAGTTGAATGGACCGTCGACGGATGTCCCAAGGCCATCGGTCGACGCCGCGAGCGTCTGCTGCTGGGCTTACTTCTGCTGGAGATGGGCCGGCCGCTCCCGATGGACCGGTTGATCGACCTCCTGTCGGACGAGGAGGGACGGCCGCGGTCCCGGACCGATCTCTATGTGGACGTCTGCCGACTGCGGGCAAGCCTTCGCCGGGGCGGGTGCGACGGATCGGTGGGGCTGGTACGGAGCGGCTCGACGTACACCCTCACCGGCGATCCGCAGTTGGTGGACCTGCACCGTTTCACCCAGCTGGTCAACCGGGCCCAGCGGAGCACCGAGCCGCAGGAGGTCTCCCGGCTCGCCTCGGCCGCCCTGGCCGAATGGCGGGGCGCGTTACTGGAGGACGTCGCATCCGAGCGGACCCGCCAAGGCATCGGCACCGCTTTCGACGAACTGCTCATCTCGGCCCAACTGCTGCGTGTGGCAGCGGAGTTCAAACTGCGCAACTACTGGTCCCTGGCCGCGGAGCTCGCGCGCCTCACCCAGGAGTACCCGGAACACGAGATGCTCCTGGCCTTCCGTGCGGCCACACTCTACGAATGCGGCCGCCGCGCGGACGCGCTGCGCATACTGTCCTCGGCGCGAGCGGAGATGACCGCCCGGCTGGGCCTGGACCTGAGCCGCGAACTCCAGGATCTGCGCCAGGCGATCCTGCGGGACGGTCCGGTGGACCTCCGCATATTCCGAGGCGGTGCCCTGGACGCCGTGTGA